One stretch of Gemmatimonadota bacterium DNA includes these proteins:
- a CDS encoding cupin domain-containing protein, giving the protein MLRKITVIEKINESEIEETSRLSRTGKYGLHRKDISGALETKGQPFEVEWVRLPPEKTNFPCHAHQVQWEFYIVLHGQGTVRRNDHTFEVGAGDAFVQPPGTAHQIRNTSETEDLIYYVIADNPVSDPVYYPDSDKWAIRPPGKLGRLTEVEYYDGEE; this is encoded by the coding sequence ATTTTGAGGAAGATCACAGTGATAGAAAAAATCAACGAATCGGAAATAGAGGAAACATCGCGCCTATCGCGCACGGGCAAATACGGTTTGCATAGAAAGGATATTTCCGGAGCATTGGAGACCAAAGGACAACCATTTGAAGTCGAATGGGTGCGATTGCCGCCGGAAAAGACAAATTTTCCGTGCCACGCGCACCAGGTCCAGTGGGAATTTTATATCGTGCTCCACGGCCAGGGCACCGTGCGCCGTAATGATCATACATTTGAGGTGGGAGCAGGCGACGCATTCGTTCAGCCGCCCGGCACCGCGCATCAGATTCGCAACACAAGTGAGACAGAGGATTTGATTTATTATGTCATTGCCGATAACCCCGTGAGTGACCCGGTCTATTATCCGGACTCAGATAAATGGGCGATCCGCCCACCGGGCAAATTGGGCCGCCTGACCGAGGTGGAATATTACGATGGGGAAGAGTAG